From the genome of Rhizobium binae, one region includes:
- a CDS encoding glycosyltransferase family 2 protein codes for MERSSTSEILVAVVIPAYNASDYIAQTFRSVIDQTHKALEIIVVDDGSTDETASICRRFAAADPRIQLLSTENHGVAAARNIGIAASKASYLAFLDADDLWHTTYIERMLSALHPLPEAWGAVYALHRFVDSEGYCTRSGSSLSARESILIRHLVFRFVGNGSGFMVRRTVIDKIGGYDPTYANQGIGGCEDFDFELRTAEHFKIEAVPLGLVGYRVHAAAMSADRSRMAQSLLAVYERCVARNPQLPAFVVSCARASAHLYAFSKFAASKDWRSAAVSLKHVYRHSPWLAASVITKLIFSKAARAANRALSKARPSRRQRTDFKKFEEIDPVTPLVGGWSRFRTKALFRRLSEIDRCDADCAALSKR; via the coding sequence ATGGAGAGGTCGAGCACGTCGGAGATTCTGGTGGCGGTGGTGATCCCCGCCTACAATGCCAGCGACTATATTGCCCAGACGTTTCGCTCCGTCATCGATCAGACCCACAAGGCGTTGGAGATCATTGTCGTCGACGATGGCTCGACCGACGAGACGGCTTCCATCTGCCGCCGCTTCGCCGCCGCCGACCCGAGGATCCAGCTTCTGTCGACGGAAAACCACGGCGTCGCCGCGGCGCGTAATATCGGGATCGCAGCGTCGAAGGCCAGCTATCTCGCCTTCCTGGATGCGGACGATCTCTGGCATACGACGTATATCGAAAGAATGCTGTCGGCGCTCCACCCGCTGCCCGAGGCCTGGGGTGCGGTCTATGCCCTTCACCGTTTCGTCGATTCCGAGGGATATTGCACGCGGTCCGGCTCGTCGCTCAGCGCCCGGGAATCCATTCTCATTCGCCATCTCGTCTTCCGCTTCGTCGGCAATGGCAGCGGCTTCATGGTCCGCCGGACCGTCATAGACAAGATCGGCGGCTACGATCCGACCTATGCCAATCAGGGTATCGGCGGATGCGAAGACTTCGACTTCGAACTCCGCACAGCCGAGCATTTCAAGATCGAGGCGGTGCCACTCGGCCTGGTGGGCTATCGCGTTCATGCCGCGGCCATGTCTGCCGACAGATCCCGAATGGCGCAATCGCTTCTGGCTGTCTATGAGCGATGCGTCGCCCGCAATCCGCAGCTTCCCGCTTTCGTCGTCAGCTGCGCCCGCGCCTCGGCCCACCTCTATGCATTCTCAAAATTTGCGGCTTCGAAAGATTGGCGCAGCGCCGCGGTCTCGCTCAAACACGTCTATCGTCATAGTCCATGGCTTGCTGCCAGCGTCATAACCAAACTGATCTTTTCAAAAGCCGCCAGAGCCGCAAACAGGGCGTTGTCCAAAGCCCGGCCGTCCAGGCGGCAGCGGACAGATTTCAAGAAATTCGAGGAAATAGATCCTGTTACGCCGCTGGTTGGCGGATGGTCCCGTTTCCGAACCAAGGCCTTGTTCCGCCGCTTGTCGGAGATTGACCGTTGTGACGCAGATTGCGCTGCGCTCTCGAAGAGATAG
- a CDS encoding TfuA-like protein — MKIIFAGPSLPDAAELAGEAIRVLPPAMQGDILAAAEKGANVIGLIDGGFEYAAPVWHKEILRALSLGVTVLGAASMGALRAAECHSFGMVGVGRIFEDYRSGRLVDDAAVALVHAPSALGSKPLTIPLVNVSATLDAMERKGLLPGGVRRELENAAGAVFFKRRTWRSIVEQCTGIAEPDRPKLLTALVGHSVDQKRIDALELLKAVRAAADIRVNADLSWKLHETTFPTRPAW; from the coding sequence TTGAAGATCATTTTCGCAGGTCCCAGTCTTCCCGACGCAGCCGAACTTGCCGGCGAGGCGATACGCGTCCTGCCGCCTGCGATGCAGGGGGATATTTTGGCTGCGGCGGAAAAGGGTGCCAATGTCATCGGCCTGATCGACGGCGGCTTCGAGTATGCCGCGCCGGTCTGGCATAAGGAAATTCTCCGTGCGCTCTCGCTTGGCGTGACCGTTCTGGGGGCGGCCAGCATGGGCGCGCTGCGGGCCGCAGAATGCCATTCCTTCGGTATGGTCGGGGTCGGCCGCATTTTCGAAGACTACCGCTCGGGCCGGCTGGTCGATGATGCCGCCGTCGCGCTCGTGCACGCGCCTAGCGCGCTGGGCAGCAAACCGTTGACGATACCGCTCGTCAATGTCAGCGCCACGCTCGATGCCATGGAGAGGAAGGGATTGCTCCCAGGAGGCGTGCGCCGGGAGCTTGAAAATGCCGCCGGCGCAGTCTTCTTCAAGAGGCGGACGTGGCGGTCGATCGTCGAACAGTGCACCGGCATAGCTGAGCCGGATCGTCCGAAACTATTGACGGCCCTTGTCGGGCATTCCGTCGATCAAAAACGCATCGATGCGCTGGAGTTATTAAAAGCGGTGCGGGCAGCAGCCGATATCCGCGTGAATGCCGATTTGTCCTGGAAATTGCACGAGACAACATTTCCTACACGGCCTGCATGGTGA
- a CDS encoding YcaO-like family protein: protein MSPRETLSRVEPLLARFGVTRVARHTGLDDIGIPVWCAYTPNSRSIVIAQGKGLTDVDAKVSTVMEALERAVAGEPFVDRFRGSASGLRAMGYKVDRLDCLIAVHKPDLGPDEETEWVAGIDMLTGGTVYIPFEAVVLDRTRDARYWMSSDGLASGNNLEEAIFHGVLERIERDAHVLWQVSAEADRYAGCVDPRGYQDGALDGLIDKIEASGLALRLFDITSDIAVPCFTAMLGPWDCVSDPRDRHGGRDIRLVEVTGGIGAHPSPVRAAIRAVTEAVQSRLTYISGARDDISPAIFTRSLPPLMRRAFEAVPGSPGPAPEYRPRDLAQMLQHVLEALRTKDIGSVIAVRLSEDTLPFSVVKVVIPALENPEGERARRLGTRALARAIGF, encoded by the coding sequence ATATCGCCGCGGGAAACCCTTTCCCGCGTCGAGCCCTTGTTGGCCAGATTCGGGGTTACCAGGGTGGCGCGACATACCGGGCTCGACGACATCGGAATTCCCGTCTGGTGCGCGTATACCCCGAATTCGCGATCAATCGTGATTGCTCAGGGGAAAGGCCTGACCGATGTCGATGCCAAAGTGTCCACGGTCATGGAAGCCTTGGAACGGGCCGTTGCCGGCGAGCCTTTCGTCGATCGGTTCCGCGGCAGCGCCTCCGGCCTGCGGGCGATGGGATACAAGGTCGATAGGCTGGACTGCCTGATCGCTGTCCATAAACCCGACCTCGGGCCAGACGAGGAGACGGAATGGGTGGCCGGCATCGATATGCTCACGGGCGGGACGGTATATATCCCCTTTGAAGCGGTGGTGCTCGACCGTACGCGGGATGCCCGATACTGGATGTCATCGGACGGCCTGGCCTCGGGAAACAACCTCGAGGAAGCGATTTTTCACGGTGTACTCGAGCGGATCGAGCGGGACGCCCATGTGCTGTGGCAAGTCAGCGCGGAAGCGGATCGTTATGCCGGCTGCGTCGATCCCCGCGGTTACCAGGACGGCGCCTTGGACGGGTTGATCGACAAGATCGAAGCATCGGGATTGGCGCTCAGGCTCTTCGATATCACCAGCGACATCGCCGTTCCCTGCTTCACCGCCATGCTGGGCCCCTGGGATTGCGTTTCGGATCCGCGGGATCGCCACGGCGGCAGGGACATCCGCCTTGTCGAGGTGACCGGTGGCATAGGGGCTCATCCCTCTCCCGTCCGCGCGGCCATTCGGGCGGTAACGGAAGCCGTGCAATCGCGGCTCACCTATATCAGCGGAGCCAGGGACGATATTTCGCCGGCCATCTTCACAAGATCCTTGCCGCCGCTGATGCGGCGAGCCTTCGAGGCAGTTCCCGGATCGCCGGGCCCAGCGCCGGAATATCGGCCACGGGATCTGGCGCAGATGCTGCAGCACGTGCTGGAGGCCTTGCGAACAAAAGACATCGGTTCGGTCATCGCCGTACGCCTCAGCGAGGACACACTTCCCTTCAGCGTCGTCAAGGTCGTTATTCCCGCGCTCGAAAATCCGGAAGGGGAGCGTGCTCGGCGGTTGGGAACAAGGGCGCTGGCGAGGGCGATCGGCTTTTGA
- a CDS encoding peptide antibiotic resistance protein, whose protein sequence is MLHLQTFGALRLTETNGEPVRYPIKGLLMMAHIYAGASHELSRYELAQFLWSDVEPELARLNLRKMLSRIREIDGGRAEIAFDFTAATVRLDPQVVSSDLDVFRAGGAPLDRLHAIAELTQRGFIGNIKPATKPIDAWIRAQRDAQALHLRQALLEALPEVQKPGAARIISSAALQILERDPNDEQVRALLHQLSGGSSLGERLATGDGHPRVEVKRSESGSASTGIESISAAPLILPRLVLLPPTAKHADAGLALANALIEDVTIELCALRNISIVAPHTAGQIRRDSEKAAVVARHSIAYLLDTRFSEEGLFAQLIYFPTDEIIWANRFAMDPDILPRQRRVIAQQLTVSVARELAENEEERLRFEANPAAYHAYLVGSSLMSKLTLPHIRRARKAFKQSLSYKADFSASFTGLARTFTSEWLVRAQGNNELLHLAEQHALRAIERDPQSAAGHRELGVTKLYLGDVDASVAALHLAEELSPHFADVIYSHADTLVHASRPGDALAKIRKAISLNPIAPDAYLWCAAGASFFLEQYEEAIAYVEAMKDKAPAHRIAAASCAMIGDRKRALFHRQRAESINPVFDVEKWLAIIPFKEHWQKELYREGLLKAGF, encoded by the coding sequence GTGCTTCATCTGCAGACATTTGGCGCTCTGCGGTTGACCGAGACGAATGGCGAGCCAGTTCGCTATCCGATCAAAGGTCTGTTGATGATGGCCCATATCTATGCCGGGGCGAGCCACGAGCTCAGCCGCTATGAACTGGCACAGTTTCTGTGGAGCGACGTCGAGCCGGAATTGGCGCGGCTCAATCTGCGCAAAATGCTGTCTCGCATCCGCGAGATTGACGGCGGCCGCGCCGAAATAGCCTTCGATTTCACCGCCGCGACGGTGCGCCTCGACCCGCAGGTGGTTTCCAGCGATCTGGATGTCTTTCGGGCCGGCGGGGCGCCGCTGGATCGGCTGCACGCGATCGCCGAACTGACCCAGCGCGGTTTCATCGGAAATATCAAGCCGGCGACAAAGCCGATCGATGCATGGATCAGGGCGCAACGGGACGCCCAGGCGCTGCATTTGCGTCAGGCATTGCTGGAGGCGCTGCCCGAGGTGCAGAAGCCCGGCGCGGCCCGCATCATTTCGAGCGCCGCCCTGCAAATCCTCGAGAGGGATCCGAATGACGAGCAGGTGAGGGCGCTGCTGCACCAGCTATCCGGCGGCTCATCGTTAGGCGAGAGATTGGCAACTGGCGACGGCCATCCAAGGGTGGAGGTGAAGCGTTCAGAGTCTGGCAGTGCATCGACCGGCATCGAAAGCATATCGGCGGCGCCGCTGATCCTGCCGCGTCTGGTGTTGCTTCCCCCGACCGCCAAGCATGCCGATGCCGGACTTGCCCTTGCCAACGCCCTGATCGAAGACGTCACCATAGAATTGTGCGCACTTCGGAACATTTCCATCGTCGCGCCGCATACGGCCGGCCAGATCCGCCGCGACTCCGAGAAGGCTGCTGTGGTCGCCAGGCACTCGATCGCCTATCTTCTGGACACGCGATTTTCCGAAGAGGGGCTGTTTGCGCAGCTGATCTATTTTCCCACGGACGAGATTATCTGGGCCAACCGCTTTGCGATGGACCCCGATATACTGCCGCGCCAAAGGCGGGTGATCGCCCAGCAGTTGACCGTGTCGGTGGCCCGTGAGTTGGCTGAGAACGAGGAGGAGCGGTTACGGTTTGAAGCCAATCCCGCAGCCTATCACGCCTATCTCGTCGGCTCGAGCCTGATGAGCAAGCTGACATTGCCGCATATCCGCCGGGCAAGGAAGGCGTTCAAGCAGTCGCTGTCGTATAAGGCGGATTTCTCCGCCTCATTTACCGGGCTGGCAAGAACCTTCACCAGCGAATGGCTCGTCAGGGCGCAGGGAAATAACGAGCTGCTGCATCTGGCGGAGCAGCATGCGCTTCGCGCAATCGAGCGGGATCCGCAATCGGCCGCAGGCCATCGTGAGCTTGGGGTCACCAAACTTTATCTCGGCGATGTCGATGCGAGTGTCGCGGCCCTTCATCTGGCCGAAGAGCTCAGTCCGCATTTTGCCGATGTCATCTACAGCCATGCCGACACGCTCGTACATGCATCCCGCCCCGGGGACGCGCTCGCGAAGATCAGGAAAGCAATTTCGCTCAATCCGATCGCGCCTGACGCCTATCTCTGGTGTGCCGCGGGAGCCAGTTTCTTTCTGGAACAGTATGAGGAGGCCATCGCCTATGTCGAAGCGATGAAAGACAAAGCGCCGGCCCATCGTATCGCCGCGGCCAGTTGCGCAATGATCGGCGATCGGAAACGGGCACTCTTCCATCGGCAACGCGCCGAAAGCATCAACCCGGTGTTCGACGTCGAGAAGTGGCTCGCCATCATTCCGTTCAAGGAGCATTGGCAAAAAGAGCTATATCGGGAGGGTCTGTTGAAGGCCGGATTCTAA
- a CDS encoding helix-turn-helix domain-containing protein produces MKAKSPNSIDVYVGNRVRVRRKTLGMTQHGLAELLGITFQQIQKYEKGTNRIGASRLQRISEILRVPVGFFFENGGSGPIEGETSELNKFLSSKEGLALNKAFIAIEDANIRQKLVALAKSLAVTGLPDIDSELQDPVAHN; encoded by the coding sequence ATGAAGGCCAAATCGCCGAATTCCATCGACGTCTATGTTGGCAACCGCGTGAGAGTTCGGCGAAAGACGCTCGGGATGACCCAGCATGGGTTGGCTGAACTTCTGGGCATTACCTTTCAACAGATTCAGAAGTACGAAAAAGGCACGAATCGCATCGGCGCCAGCCGTCTTCAGCGTATTTCCGAAATCCTTCGCGTGCCGGTCGGCTTTTTCTTCGAGAACGGTGGTTCCGGACCGATCGAAGGTGAGACGAGCGAGTTGAACAAATTCCTGTCGTCGAAGGAAGGACTGGCACTCAACAAGGCGTTTATCGCCATCGAGGATGCGAACATCAGGCAAAAACTGGTGGCACTGGCCAAAAGCCTGGCGGTTACGGGCTTGCCCGACATCGACAGCGAGCTACAGGATCCGGTGGCGCACAACTGA